The following nucleotide sequence is from Chitinispirillales bacterium.
ACAGTGGGAGCGATAATTTGAGTGAAGTTGGTTGGTATAATGGTAACCAAACACATCATGTCGGTCAAAAGAAGGCTAACGAACTTGGCATATACGATATGAGCGGTAACGTATGGGAATGGTGCAGTGATTGGTATGGAAGTTATTCCACAGGTTCATTAACCGACCCGGTAGGACCATCATCGGGTTCTTACCGCGTCTTTCGCGGCGGCAGTTGGGACTACTATTCGCAGGGTTGCCGTGTTGCCAATCGCGACTACGATACGCCGTCCAACAGCTACGGCTTTTTGGGCTTCCGCGTCGCCTTCAATTCATCTCAATAACGCCGTAGGCATAGACGCTTTGAGTTGAAGGAAAAAAGAGAAAGACGGCGAAATAAGCGCGGAGAAATTTTCGCCAATTTTGTTTCGGCGGATAGTATTTTCTCAAAAACTTAACGGCAAAAAGGAAAATAATGAAAAGCGGAAACATCTGTGATTGGTTTCTTAGAGTTCTTAAAGGTGCGTTAATCGGTATGGATTTTGTTTTACCCGGAGTAAGCGGATCGGCGCTTGCCGTGGTTTTTGGACTATATGAAAGAATTGTAGAAACTGTA
It contains:
- a CDS encoding formylglycine-generating enzyme family protein — protein: SGSDNLSEVGWYNGNQTHHVGQKKANELGIYDMSGNVWEWCSDWYGSYSTGSLTDPVGPSSGSYRVFRGGSWDYYSQGCRVANRDYDTPSNSYGFLGFRVAFNSSQ